In Porites lutea chromosome 7, jaPorLute2.1, whole genome shotgun sequence, a single window of DNA contains:
- the LOC140943599 gene encoding uncharacterized protein — protein MKFAIIILFSFYTGVLSQGKSVKIHLGESGFIARSCVDFLKHGVLENGFYLLFDDQGQRYLAYCDLASEPGAAWTLVMSWSRTLKNLPQFQSKSLMQDAPVNENTPNWYSYRQTLARMKNIRSRSTHWRATCSFNQVEAIDYRDYIRGKFRDFDIMAFSGKGVCFPVEYVNIRGHAAGNGTTVPFWQFQNGNFLHTDSSFIGCEFKPKLKAVPSEDNFGLYNDVNVKFRCTAGDYSTTQWWFGGYLTK, from the exons ATGAAGTTCGCCATTATAATTCTGTTTTCCTTTTATACTGGTGTCCTTTCCCAGGGAAAG TCTGTAAAAATCCATCTGGGTGAGAGTGGCTTCATTGCCCGATCCTGCGTAGACTTTTTGAAGCATGGCGTGTTGGAGAACGGTTTTTATTTGCTCTTTGATGATCAAGGGCAGAGATATTTGGCCTACTGTGATCTCGCATCTGAACCAGGTGCAGCCTGGACTTTAGTCATGTCCTGGTCCCGCACATTGAAGAACTTGCCTCAGTTTCAAAGCAAGTCACTTATGCAGGATGCTCCAGTCAACGAGAATACCCCAAATTGGTACTCATACCGCCAGACTCTGGCTCGGATGAAAAACATCCGCAGTCGCTCCACTCACTGGCGAGCTACTTGCAGCTTCAACCAGGTTGAAGCGATTGATTACAGAGATTACATCAGGGGAAAGTTTAGAGATTTTGACATCATGGCTTTTTCAGGAAAAGGTGTGTGTTTCCCAGTTGAATACGTGAATATTCGAGGACATGCCGCTGGAAACGGCACTACAGTACCGTTTTGGCAGTTTCAGAACGGCAACTTTCTTCACACGGACAGCTCGTTTATTGGCTGTGAGTTCAAGCCGAAACTCAAAGCTGTTCCCAGTGAAGACAACTTTGGTTTGTACAATGATGTTAATGTAAAATTTCGTTGCACAGCAGGGGATTACTCAACGACACAGTGGTGGTTTGGTGGTTATCTGACCAAGTAG
- the LOC140943988 gene encoding uncharacterized protein produces MSLRCRSAKKDTFLRCDSASPGISKMKVGLIFLLFLTTTNQQKMSPEAKHLEMKGFIARSCLDYLEHGVLESDFYWLFDNKDRRYVAYCDLSSEPGSASTLVMSFNRANKNLLQFQRKSFLDDAPINHNTPNWYSYRQTLERMKNIRSRSSHWRATCSFNSKQVIDYRDYMRGKFSDFDIMTFLGDGKCQPVEYVNIRGHAAGSGTTAQFWQMLNSYILHINSESTGCGFKPNIGAIPSEDNFGFYGSLNSNFRCTASDDSTTQWWFGGYLAKA; encoded by the exons ATGTCCTTGCGTTGCAGATCCGCCAAAAAAGACACTTTTTTACGGTGTGATAGCGCCTCTCCTGGAATATCCAAAATGAAAGTCGGTTTGATTTTTCTGTTGTTTCTGACCACGACAAACCAACAAAAAATG TCTCCCGAAGCAAAGCATTTGGAAATGAAAGGCTTTATAGCTAGATCGTGTCTTGACTACCTGGAACATGGGGTGTTGGAAAGCGACTTCTACTGGCTTTTTGACAACAAAGACAGACGATATGTGGCTTACTGTGACCTCTCATCTGAGCCAGGTTCAGCCTCGACGCTAGTCATGTCCTTTAACAGAGCCAATAAGAATTTGCTCCAGTTTCAAAGGAAGTCATTTTTAGACGACGCACCTATCAACCATAACACCCCAAACTGGTACTCCTACCGCCAAACACTGGAACGAATGAAAAACATCCGTAGCCGCTCCTCTCACTGGCGTGCAACCTGCAGCTTCAACAGCAAGCAAGTCATTGATTACAGAGATTACATGAGGGGAAAGTTCAGCGACTTCGACATCATGACATTCCTTGGAGATGGAAAATGTCAACCGGTGGAATATGTAAATATCCGTGGGCATGCAGCTGGAAGTGGTACAACAGCACAGTTTTGGCAAATGTTGAACTCCTACATTTTGCATATCAACAGCGAGTCCACAGGCTGTGGTTTCAAGCCTAATATTGGAGCCATTCCAAGTGAAGACAACTTTGGCTTCTATGGCAGTCTCAATAGCAACTTTCGGTGCACCGCAAGTGATGATTCAACAACCCAGTGGTGGTTTGGTGGATATTTGGCTAAGGCTTGA